Proteins encoded within one genomic window of Jiangella mangrovi:
- a CDS encoding OmpL47-type beta-barrel domain-containing protein, with translation MTRRLRLGAALGTLAVAGYAFLAPPAQAGPSDQSDAEVDVTVGFTGHVNLAGPGLIPVTVHGSPAVDAADIDPASVTVGDGVTPARTEAGVVISHVADADGDGADDLTVHVDKQALAAEGDLSAATTALEVSADTDGGTIDGAGEVLPEVSLEIKFTEDYRVRGASEATLRSAAGENLDAVRDVLDRHDVSALIPFVEAADLPELAAATSLAQARSAAPVPDLASWYTVMLPAGTDADAVLAELSALPEVVYAYPSPEPAPPPAEPTPDFSPLQGYLRPVDTHNGINIEEVRKDPRVRGAGIKVIDLEYDWNPFHEDLQLDDSSDVGQGRFVPYTGFGDDHGTAVFGEIMAKDNGYGVTGGVPDVEMYGISPSELLPNGSMPWRPGPALAFLATIKDENGQPFVQPGDALILEQQTSSPLGGSRYAPLEWIPAVFEANQVLTAMGANVVLTGGNGNTNTDDPMYVRNGIKWFDPAVQHSGSIFAGAGASGLRPANPARSRLSFSNYGQRFDLHAWGQDIYTTGYCNVFCAELGNDPNRAYSRSFSGTSGAGPIVTNAVVAVQSYVKSVGLGPWTTAQINDLLRATGTPQTTNTHENIGPLPNVQAALASIEVDAPTTEHDLNQRPDRDGQYTNPTVTLAADDSWGSGVAKTEYRIDGGAWTTYTAPFRIRAYGEHTVEFRSVDANGNTEETDVFTLFNRGRND, from the coding sequence ATGACACGACGCCTGAGACTGGGCGCGGCGCTCGGCACCCTCGCGGTGGCCGGCTACGCGTTCCTGGCCCCGCCCGCACAGGCCGGGCCGTCCGATCAGTCCGACGCCGAGGTCGACGTCACCGTCGGCTTCACCGGACACGTCAACCTGGCCGGCCCCGGCCTCATCCCGGTGACGGTGCACGGCTCCCCGGCCGTCGACGCCGCCGACATCGACCCCGCCAGCGTCACCGTCGGCGACGGCGTCACGCCCGCCCGGACCGAGGCCGGCGTGGTGATCAGCCACGTGGCCGACGCCGACGGCGACGGCGCCGACGACCTCACCGTGCACGTCGACAAGCAGGCGCTGGCCGCCGAGGGCGACCTGAGCGCCGCGACCACCGCCCTCGAGGTGTCGGCCGACACCGACGGCGGCACGATCGACGGGGCCGGCGAGGTCCTGCCGGAGGTCAGCCTGGAGATCAAGTTCACCGAGGACTACCGGGTCCGCGGCGCCAGCGAGGCGACGCTGCGCAGCGCCGCCGGCGAGAACCTGGACGCCGTCCGCGACGTCCTCGACCGGCACGATGTGAGCGCTCTCATTCCGTTCGTCGAGGCCGCCGATCTGCCCGAGCTAGCCGCCGCCACCAGCCTCGCGCAGGCCCGCTCGGCCGCGCCGGTGCCGGACCTCGCCTCCTGGTACACGGTGATGCTGCCGGCCGGGACCGACGCCGACGCCGTCCTGGCGGAGCTGTCGGCGCTGCCCGAGGTCGTCTACGCCTACCCGTCGCCGGAGCCGGCCCCGCCGCCCGCCGAGCCGACGCCCGACTTCAGCCCGCTGCAGGGCTACCTGCGCCCGGTCGACACCCACAACGGCATCAACATCGAGGAGGTCCGCAAGGACCCGCGGGTCCGCGGCGCCGGCATCAAGGTCATCGACCTCGAGTACGACTGGAACCCGTTCCACGAGGACCTGCAGCTGGACGACTCCAGCGACGTCGGCCAGGGCCGGTTCGTCCCCTACACCGGCTTCGGCGACGACCACGGCACCGCGGTCTTCGGCGAGATCATGGCCAAGGACAACGGCTACGGCGTCACCGGCGGCGTGCCGGACGTCGAGATGTACGGCATCTCGCCGAGCGAGCTGCTGCCCAACGGCAGCATGCCGTGGCGGCCGGGCCCGGCGCTGGCGTTCCTCGCCACCATCAAGGACGAGAACGGCCAGCCGTTCGTCCAGCCCGGTGACGCGCTGATCCTCGAGCAGCAGACCTCCAGCCCGCTGGGCGGCAGCCGGTACGCGCCGCTGGAGTGGATCCCGGCGGTCTTCGAGGCCAACCAGGTGCTGACGGCCATGGGCGCCAACGTGGTGCTCACCGGCGGCAACGGCAACACGAACACCGACGACCCGATGTACGTGCGCAACGGGATCAAGTGGTTCGACCCGGCCGTGCAGCACTCCGGCTCGATCTTCGCCGGCGCCGGCGCCAGTGGTCTGCGCCCGGCCAACCCGGCACGGTCGCGGCTGAGCTTCTCGAACTACGGGCAGCGCTTCGACCTGCACGCCTGGGGCCAGGACATCTACACCACGGGCTACTGCAACGTGTTCTGCGCCGAGCTGGGCAACGACCCCAACCGGGCGTACTCGCGCTCGTTCAGCGGCACCTCCGGCGCCGGCCCGATCGTCACCAACGCGGTCGTCGCCGTGCAGTCCTACGTGAAGTCGGTCGGCCTGGGCCCGTGGACGACGGCGCAGATCAACGACCTGCTGCGGGCCACCGGTACGCCGCAGACCACCAACACGCACGAGAACATCGGCCCGCTGCCGAACGTGCAGGCGGCGCTGGCCTCCATCGAGGTCGACGCGCCCACGACGGAGCACGACCTGAACCAGCGTCCGGACCGTGACGGCCAGTACACCAACCCGACGGTGACGCTGGCGGCCGACGACTCGTGGGGCTCCGGCGTGGCGAAGACGGAGTACCGGATCGACGGCGGCGCCTGGACGACGTACACGGCGCCGTTCCGGATCCGCGCCTACGGCGAGCACACCGTCGAGTTCCGCTCGGTGGACGCCAACGGCAACACCGAGGAAACGGACGTGTTCACGCTGTTCAACCGCGGCCGGAACGACTGA
- a CDS encoding redoxin domain-containing protein translates to MALVMGAALAGCSGSDDPASVSFALPGDVPSDVTFIDAPSDAPPAPPFELELLDDSTLDLAEQWADRPVVLVFFESFCELCSQQQAEITELSKEYQDAILFVGVGSTSSPEDAAEYMREHDITYPVGLDPDGEIFRRYGVDEPPLVALVARGGQLVRGWPGGVEDLGTQLTDFVVEAAG, encoded by the coding sequence GTGGCGCTCGTGATGGGCGCGGCGCTGGCCGGGTGCTCGGGTTCGGACGACCCCGCGTCGGTGTCGTTCGCCCTGCCCGGCGACGTGCCGAGCGACGTGACGTTCATCGACGCACCGTCCGACGCGCCGCCGGCGCCACCGTTCGAGCTCGAGCTGCTCGACGACTCCACGCTCGACCTCGCCGAGCAGTGGGCCGACCGGCCGGTCGTGCTCGTCTTCTTCGAGTCGTTCTGCGAGCTGTGCTCGCAGCAGCAGGCCGAGATCACCGAGCTGAGCAAGGAGTACCAGGACGCGATCCTGTTCGTCGGCGTCGGCAGCACCAGCAGCCCCGAGGACGCCGCCGAGTACATGCGCGAGCACGACATCACCTATCCGGTCGGGCTCGACCCCGACGGCGAGATCTTCCGGCGCTACGGCGTCGACGAGCCACCCCTCGTGGCGCTGGTCGCCCGTGGCGGACAGCTGGTCCGCGGCTGGCCCGGCGGCGTCGAGGACCTCGGCACCCAGCTGACCGACTTCGTCGTCGAGGCCGCCGGCTGA
- a CDS encoding biotin transporter BioY, which translates to MAGRSRLPAADLARIAAFAALTAVLGLPGGFNLFGNAVPVTLQSMGPLLAGAILGSRRGALSQLLFLALVAAGLPLLAGGRGGLGVFAGPSVGYLIGFVVSAFVVGLIVERSGRRPGVHWVLVGTVAGAATTLAIGIPVQAAVQGTSLGATFVQALTFIPGDAAKAVFAGLVAAGAQRAYPDAAPAARLDRAEDRADRA; encoded by the coding sequence ATGGCAGGAAGGTCGCGGCTGCCGGCCGCGGATCTCGCGCGGATCGCCGCGTTCGCCGCACTGACCGCGGTGCTGGGGTTGCCGGGAGGCTTCAACCTCTTCGGCAACGCGGTGCCGGTCACACTGCAGTCGATGGGCCCGCTGCTGGCCGGCGCGATCCTCGGCTCGAGGCGGGGTGCGCTGTCACAGCTGCTGTTCCTCGCGCTGGTCGCGGCGGGGTTGCCGTTGCTGGCCGGCGGACGGGGCGGGCTCGGCGTCTTCGCGGGTCCGTCGGTGGGCTACCTCATCGGATTCGTGGTGTCGGCGTTCGTGGTCGGGCTGATCGTGGAGCGGTCCGGGCGCCGGCCGGGCGTGCACTGGGTGCTGGTCGGGACGGTGGCGGGCGCGGCCACGACCCTGGCCATCGGCATCCCGGTCCAGGCGGCGGTCCAGGGGACGTCGCTCGGTGCCACCTTCGTGCAGGCGCTGACGTTCATCCCCGGCGACGCGGCGAAGGCGGTGTTCGCCGGCCTTGTCGCGGCCGGGGCCCAGCGGGCCTATCCCGACGCGGCGCCGGCCGCCCGGCTGGACCGCGCCGAAGATCGCGCCGACCGGGCCTGA
- a CDS encoding PPOX class F420-dependent oxidoreductase — MSNIFTEAELAYLASQSLARLATVGPDGAPHIAPVGVFYDPEADAVVVAGHAGTNFGASRKFHDARAHPEVAYVVDDLAGVDPWEPRGIEIRGTAETFAAGGEELGARITGVMPFDTAWIRIRARRVLAWGIDTGSFDLRARTVA; from the coding sequence ATGTCGAACATCTTCACCGAGGCCGAGCTCGCGTATCTGGCCAGCCAGTCGCTCGCCCGGCTGGCCACCGTCGGGCCGGATGGTGCGCCGCACATCGCGCCGGTCGGCGTCTTCTACGACCCCGAGGCCGACGCCGTCGTCGTAGCCGGTCACGCGGGCACGAACTTCGGCGCCAGCCGCAAGTTCCACGACGCCCGGGCGCACCCGGAGGTCGCCTACGTCGTCGACGACCTCGCCGGGGTCGATCCCTGGGAGCCGCGCGGCATCGAGATCCGCGGCACGGCCGAGACGTTCGCCGCGGGCGGCGAGGAGCTCGGCGCCCGGATCACCGGCGTCATGCCGTTCGACACCGCGTGGATCCGGATCCGCGCCCGCCGTGTCCTGGCGTGGGGCATCGACACCGGATCGTTCGACCTGCGCGCCCGCACCGTCGCCTGA
- a CDS encoding type II toxin-antitoxin system Phd/YefM family antitoxin, with amino-acid sequence MVTARDHAVGLRELRHSTGDVLARVRRGETIDVTERGRLIARIIPVEDRSPGPVLAELIESGRVRPAERPGYRPRMRPGDGTNRLGDALADLRDEERW; translated from the coding sequence ATGGTGACTGCTCGGGACCACGCAGTGGGTCTGCGGGAGCTGCGTCATAGCACCGGTGACGTGCTGGCGCGGGTCCGTCGAGGTGAGACCATCGACGTCACCGAGCGGGGCCGGCTCATCGCCCGGATCATTCCTGTAGAGGACCGTTCTCCCGGTCCGGTCCTGGCCGAGCTGATCGAGTCCGGCCGGGTTCGCCCCGCCGAGCGTCCAGGGTATCGCCCGCGGATGCGGCCCGGCGACGGCACGAATCGGCTGGGTGACGCCCTTGCCGATCTGCGTGACGAAGAGCGCTGGTGA
- a CDS encoding methylated-DNA--[protein]-cysteine S-methyltransferase yields MSEDVAVGGLDTPVGRITVAVTQDGLAAVGWGRRLDSGRLPVVDDGVRLAPVLGQLAEYFAGTRRDFDVPIDWRHVTGSASGVVLRTLHQSVGFGSSVTYGELATLSGTGVPARAIGGIMGANPIPIVVPCHRVLASDGLGGYSGGSGGNGLEVKRWLLTLEGVLPPTFDWSPAGLAGA; encoded by the coding sequence ATGAGTGAGGACGTGGCGGTCGGCGGGCTCGACACCCCGGTCGGCCGCATCACTGTGGCCGTTACGCAGGACGGCCTGGCGGCGGTCGGCTGGGGCCGGCGGCTCGACTCCGGCCGCCTTCCCGTCGTCGACGACGGCGTCCGGCTCGCGCCCGTGCTGGGTCAGCTCGCCGAGTACTTCGCGGGCACGCGGCGCGACTTCGACGTGCCGATCGACTGGCGCCACGTCACCGGCTCGGCGTCCGGGGTTGTCCTGCGCACGCTGCACCAGTCGGTCGGCTTCGGGTCGTCGGTCACCTACGGCGAGCTGGCGACGCTCAGCGGCACGGGCGTTCCCGCGCGGGCCATCGGCGGCATCATGGGCGCCAACCCCATCCCCATCGTCGTGCCGTGCCACCGCGTCCTGGCCAGCGACGGACTCGGCGGCTACAGCGGCGGCTCGGGCGGCAACGGACTCGAGGTCAAGCGCTGGCTGCTGACGCTGGAGGGCGTACTGCCGCCCACGTTCGACTGGAGCCCCGCCGGGCTGGCGGGCGCATGA
- a CDS encoding PIN domain-containing protein: protein MSVFYLDTSAALKLLADEEHSAAFAGFYDANASASWVSSALLRVEVVRAVARALPAALPDARDLLTAFDFIAIDDDIVERAMDEPDRMLRSLDAIHLATARVLDADLDALVTYDDRLAAAAVDAGMTVLKPGA from the coding sequence GTGAGCGTCTTCTACCTCGACACCTCGGCCGCATTGAAGCTTCTGGCGGACGAGGAACACTCGGCGGCGTTCGCCGGCTTCTACGACGCCAACGCGTCGGCCTCCTGGGTGAGTTCGGCGCTGCTCCGCGTCGAGGTGGTGCGCGCGGTCGCTCGTGCCTTGCCGGCGGCTCTTCCTGATGCGCGCGACCTGCTGACGGCGTTCGATTTCATCGCCATCGACGACGACATCGTCGAACGGGCGATGGACGAGCCGGATCGCATGCTGCGATCGCTCGATGCCATCCATCTGGCGACGGCTCGTGTTCTCGATGCCGACCTCGACGCGCTCGTGACCTACGACGACCGGCTGGCCGCCGCGGCGGTCGATGCGGGAATGACGGTGTTGAAGCCCGGCGCGTGA
- a CDS encoding helix-turn-helix domain-containing protein produces the protein MSHSPPSTAAEATMELSMQQILESLAQRVGRPAVLEDRFMRLLAFSSHDGPIDEVREDSILRRHASAEVRGWLKKFALPNLRRPLRLPANPDLHMLARVCVPVLHRGKLLGHLWFVDPDGSMTDADLDACMQGAAELGEWLHRESVASLFSSARLADTMHMLLSSSPMSSQAARSLIEAGYMPAHDGVVAVVLQGVPRRSGALDIEDALAQGVADFRRTVRRGQALDLINRDHAVLLLSSAGEHDMYVDERIEALVDLTRTAMLSTGTDAALVVGVGSRRDALEDGYASFREARMSADAARLLPGLGDLVHWSRLGIHQIVVKLASLGEEVPTVHPGLGNLLDDPDALPLLETLETYLDVAGNAQLTAERLNLHRTSLYYRLQRLEQLAHTNLKSGAERLALHLSLKVARMTGQYAPRQGGVADTGAAAPADATGTDNVTPFPAVASR, from the coding sequence GTGAGCCACTCTCCCCCCAGCACGGCAGCGGAGGCGACCATGGAACTCTCGATGCAGCAGATCCTGGAGAGCCTGGCGCAGCGTGTCGGCCGTCCCGCCGTTCTCGAGGACCGCTTCATGCGGCTGCTCGCGTTCAGCTCGCACGACGGGCCCATCGACGAGGTGCGCGAGGACTCGATCCTGCGCCGGCACGCGTCCGCCGAGGTGCGTGGCTGGCTGAAGAAGTTCGCTCTGCCGAACCTGCGCCGGCCGCTGCGGCTGCCGGCCAACCCGGACCTGCACATGCTGGCCCGAGTCTGCGTCCCCGTCCTGCACCGCGGCAAGCTGCTCGGCCACCTCTGGTTCGTCGACCCCGACGGCAGCATGACCGACGCCGACCTCGACGCCTGCATGCAGGGGGCGGCCGAGCTGGGCGAGTGGCTGCACCGCGAGAGCGTGGCGAGCCTGTTCTCGTCGGCCCGTCTCGCCGACACCATGCACATGCTGCTGAGCAGCTCGCCCATGAGCAGCCAGGCGGCGCGCAGCCTCATCGAGGCCGGGTACATGCCCGCGCACGACGGTGTCGTCGCCGTGGTGCTGCAGGGGGTGCCGCGGCGCTCCGGCGCCCTCGACATCGAGGACGCGCTCGCCCAGGGCGTCGCCGACTTCCGCCGCACGGTCCGTCGTGGCCAGGCGCTCGACCTCATCAACCGCGACCACGCCGTGCTGCTGCTGTCCAGCGCGGGTGAGCACGACATGTACGTCGACGAGCGGATCGAGGCGCTGGTCGACCTCACCCGCACGGCCATGCTGTCCACCGGCACCGACGCCGCCCTCGTCGTCGGCGTCGGCAGCCGCCGCGACGCACTCGAGGACGGCTACGCCTCCTTCCGCGAGGCGCGCATGTCCGCCGACGCCGCCCGGCTGCTGCCCGGCCTCGGCGACCTCGTGCACTGGTCCCGGCTGGGCATCCACCAGATCGTGGTCAAGCTCGCGTCCCTGGGCGAGGAGGTGCCCACGGTCCACCCCGGCCTCGGCAACCTGCTCGACGACCCCGACGCGCTGCCGCTGCTCGAGACCCTCGAGACCTATCTGGATGTCGCGGGCAACGCGCAGCTCACCGCCGAGCGGCTCAACCTGCACCGGACCTCGCTCTACTACCGGCTGCAGCGGCTCGAGCAGCTCGCGCACACCAACCTCAAGAGCGGCGCCGAGCGGCTCGCCCTGCACCTGTCGCTCAAGGTGGCGCGCATGACCGGCCAGTACGCCCCGCGCCAGGGCGGTGTCGCCGACACCGGGGCCGCCGCTCCCGCGGATGCCACCGGCACCGACAACGTCACCCCCTTCCCGGCGGTCGCCTCGCGCTGA
- a CDS encoding M6 family metalloprotease domain-containing protein — protein MAAIGLSASAGVVSANAENGVAEDAGTGPIVPVDQQVWEDQAEMTWDDYTQVRPDAWNQDTTSQGSESQYHTAIILLDYVDQPFLITQAAQSHAFGNPLPGWEPVMLEDVNQWFYDYYAVPNEFNQGQTLHGYWMETSHGRIGVTVDVFGPYTLPGKLHEYGAQSNAPVTGPNSICPAGDTCNKDVRRDGGALWRADIGCEGTGLCGFDNGFYVTAGHDETSTWQEFGEMMFRTPADVTPEFGPPGATEGPVLNAAGNPIPNAVPTRYVPWSSWAAAANHWPNAGGGTSTQAENSGLSVFAHEFSHLRGLPDNYNNPFDPGSGRAGTAYWEMMSRGSFNGPGGTHNRWQVPNAGGSALGPHHTLYFKTTGQGRLGVVKADEFTSVTSAAIAQQGVLTMPIKGREYVPDGDMVGLNIQLSQPFVQGACQARTNDPFFCTPVTTAWNQFNVEVVERVGNDSFVAGHGVLIGQARNSGSPRAWLVDANPNDIGRIDFYRPGNATEAGGEPVPVVKGDPRQLDDATFHAGTASGSDDEYLDAPNKLHFYILDTYRDDEGELFYDVAVRHTEATDTYERGADLGDAATYAVGDSTALVNLPLTNTGTAGTGIYGSDVYRISSSVEGEGWDVTLPYEVKAAAAGDSVPVWAYATAGEGASDTATLTLTATSESDPSATYSVEVELSADSVEAGYDNARALLADYRADGFLTQGEHQRLKAQLDIADRASGRGAERALERFATMSEDVADTGARTLVSAALASLAADLPTD, from the coding sequence GTGGCCGCGATCGGCCTCTCGGCATCGGCGGGGGTCGTGTCGGCCAACGCCGAGAACGGTGTGGCCGAGGACGCCGGCACCGGCCCCATCGTCCCGGTGGACCAGCAGGTCTGGGAGGACCAGGCCGAGATGACCTGGGACGACTACACGCAGGTCCGCCCGGACGCGTGGAACCAGGACACCACCAGCCAGGGCTCGGAGAGCCAGTACCACACCGCGATCATCCTGCTCGACTACGTGGACCAGCCGTTCCTGATCACCCAGGCGGCGCAGTCGCACGCGTTCGGCAACCCGCTTCCCGGCTGGGAGCCGGTGATGCTGGAAGACGTCAACCAGTGGTTCTACGACTATTACGCGGTGCCGAACGAGTTCAACCAGGGCCAGACGCTGCACGGCTACTGGATGGAGACCAGCCACGGCCGCATCGGCGTCACCGTCGACGTCTTCGGGCCGTACACCCTGCCGGGGAAGCTGCACGAGTACGGCGCGCAGTCCAATGCCCCGGTCACCGGGCCGAACTCGATCTGCCCGGCCGGCGACACCTGTAACAAGGACGTCCGGCGTGACGGCGGCGCGCTCTGGCGGGCCGACATCGGCTGCGAGGGCACCGGCCTGTGCGGCTTCGACAACGGCTTCTACGTGACGGCCGGCCACGACGAGACGTCGACCTGGCAGGAGTTCGGCGAGATGATGTTCCGCACCCCCGCGGACGTCACGCCCGAGTTCGGCCCGCCCGGCGCCACTGAGGGCCCCGTCCTCAACGCGGCTGGCAACCCGATCCCCAACGCCGTCCCCACCCGCTACGTGCCGTGGAGCTCGTGGGCGGCCGCCGCCAACCACTGGCCGAACGCCGGTGGCGGCACCTCGACCCAGGCGGAGAACTCCGGCCTCAGCGTCTTCGCGCACGAGTTCAGCCACCTGCGCGGCCTGCCGGACAACTACAACAACCCGTTCGACCCGGGCAGCGGCCGAGCCGGCACCGCCTACTGGGAGATGATGAGCCGCGGCTCGTTCAACGGCCCCGGCGGTACGCACAACCGCTGGCAGGTCCCGAACGCCGGCGGCTCGGCGCTCGGCCCGCACCACACGCTGTACTTCAAGACCACCGGCCAGGGCCGCCTCGGTGTCGTCAAGGCGGACGAGTTCACCAGCGTCACGAGCGCCGCCATCGCCCAGCAGGGTGTGCTCACCATGCCGATCAAGGGCCGCGAGTACGTGCCCGACGGCGACATGGTCGGCCTGAACATCCAGCTGTCCCAGCCGTTCGTCCAGGGCGCCTGCCAGGCCCGTACGAACGACCCGTTCTTCTGCACCCCGGTCACGACGGCCTGGAACCAGTTCAACGTCGAGGTCGTCGAGCGGGTCGGCAACGACTCGTTCGTCGCCGGCCACGGTGTGCTCATCGGCCAGGCCCGCAACAGCGGCTCGCCGCGCGCGTGGCTGGTCGACGCCAACCCGAACGACATCGGCCGGATCGATTTCTACCGGCCGGGCAACGCGACCGAGGCCGGTGGCGAGCCGGTCCCCGTGGTGAAGGGTGACCCGCGCCAGCTCGACGACGCGACGTTCCACGCCGGCACCGCGTCCGGCAGCGACGACGAGTACCTCGACGCCCCGAACAAGCTGCACTTCTACATCCTGGACACCTACCGGGACGACGAGGGCGAGCTGTTCTACGACGTCGCGGTGCGGCACACCGAGGCGACCGACACGTACGAGCGGGGCGCCGACCTCGGCGACGCCGCGACCTACGCCGTCGGCGACTCGACCGCGCTGGTCAACCTGCCGCTGACCAACACGGGCACGGCCGGCACGGGCATCTACGGCTCGGACGTGTACCGGATCTCCTCCTCCGTCGAGGGCGAGGGCTGGGACGTGACCCTGCCGTACGAGGTCAAGGCGGCCGCGGCCGGCGACAGCGTGCCGGTCTGGGCGTACGCCACCGCGGGCGAGGGCGCGTCGGACACCGCGACGCTGACCCTCACGGCGACCAGCGAGTCCGACCCGAGCGCCACCTACTCGGTCGAGGTCGAGCTGTCCGCCGACTCCGTCGAGGCCGGCTACGACAACGCCCGTGCACTGCTCGCGGACTACCGGGCCGACGGCTTCCTGACCCAGGGTGAGCACCAGCGGCTGAAGGCGCAGCTGGACATCGCCGACCGGGCCAGCGGCCGTGGCGCGGAGCGGGCTCTCGAGCGGTTCGCCACGATGTCCGAGGACGTCGCCGACACGGGTGCCCGCACCCTGGTCAGCGCCGCCCTGGCGTCGCTGGCGGCGGACCTGCCGACCGACTGA
- a CDS encoding helix-turn-helix domain-containing protein — MSDNELGAFLRSRRDAITPAEVGLPAGPRRRAPGLRRAELATLAGVSVDYLTRLEQGRDRHPSAQVLAALAEALQLSATERVLLRNLAKTTSGDFYCPAIESPPATAVRPTVRALLSRLEPAPAVLVNRLGDALAWTTGYELLAEPLGLLAGDAPNLVRYHFTDPRARATYPEWHLVADALVANLKLDSGPDDQHLAALADELTVLAGAAFASRWTAPATTVAAGVGVRAGVERVVHPEAGELRLAFETLDLSDGDHQRILVYLPGDEATSGALDRLTGLRPGSLHAVAG, encoded by the coding sequence GTGAGCGACAACGAGCTCGGCGCGTTCCTGCGCTCGCGGCGCGATGCCATCACCCCGGCCGAGGTGGGGCTCCCCGCCGGCCCGCGGCGCCGCGCGCCCGGGCTGCGCCGCGCCGAGCTCGCCACCCTCGCCGGCGTCAGCGTCGACTACCTCACCCGCCTCGAGCAGGGCCGCGACCGGCACCCGTCCGCCCAGGTGCTCGCCGCGCTCGCCGAGGCTCTGCAGCTGTCCGCGACCGAACGGGTGCTGCTGCGCAACCTCGCCAAGACCACCAGCGGCGACTTCTACTGCCCGGCCATCGAGTCGCCGCCGGCCACCGCCGTCCGCCCGACGGTGCGAGCGTTGCTGTCGCGGCTCGAACCGGCGCCGGCCGTGCTGGTCAACCGCCTCGGCGACGCGCTGGCATGGACGACGGGATACGAGCTGCTCGCCGAGCCGCTGGGGCTGCTCGCCGGCGACGCGCCGAACCTGGTCCGCTACCACTTCACCGACCCCCGCGCACGCGCCACCTACCCCGAGTGGCACCTGGTGGCCGACGCGCTGGTGGCGAACCTCAAGCTCGACTCCGGCCCCGACGACCAGCACCTCGCCGCGCTGGCCGACGAGCTGACGGTGCTCGCCGGGGCCGCGTTCGCCTCCCGCTGGACGGCGCCGGCGACGACGGTGGCGGCGGGCGTCGGCGTGCGGGCGGGGGTCGAGCGCGTGGTGCACCCCGAGGCCGGTGAGCTGCGGCTGGCGTTCGAGACCCTCGACCTCTCCGACGGCGACCACCAGCGGATCCTCGTCTATCTGCCCGGCGACGAGGCGACCTCCGGGGCGCTGGACCGGCTGACCGGCCTGCGCCCGGGTTCGCTGCACGCCGTCGCCGGCTGA